The genomic DNA ATCTCAGCGACTCGATTCGCCACAAATGTTTTCAAGGTGTGCGGCGAAGACCTGATCCAATGGAGTACGATGGTGGAGTCAGTCCAGTAGACTATCCGCGATATCTTGGTCGTCAGGGCCTGTTGTATTGACGAAATCAAGGACGTCAAAATAAGTGCCCCACTTAATTCGAGACGTGGTATGGAGAGCGATTTGAGCGGCGCTACCTTCGACCGCGCCGTGAGGAGTCGAGTCCAAATATTGTTCTTTCGGTCAGTCGTCCGCACGTAGACGCACGCCCCATATGCCCTTTCGCTAGCGTCACAGAATCCGTGGAGCTCAATTTTCGTTGCGGATTCTAGGATGGTCTTCCGAGGGAACCTTACCGCATTTAACAACGGCAATTGGGTGTGGTATTTGATCCATGCTGTGTGTACGTCTGACGGAAGGGATTCGTCCCAATCTACCTTCAATGTCCAGACTTGttgcaaaatcatttttgcTCGAACGATTACCGGCGCGAGCAATCCTAGTGGATCATATATTTGTGCGATGACTGAGCTGATTGATCGCTTTGTGATTCGGGAAGTGTCACTGTTCGTCTTGACCGAATATAGTATGGTATCGTCGGCTGAATCCCAAAAGACGCCGAGTGTTTTTAACGTGGATGACTCACCGAGATGTAATTTCTGCTTGGTGTCTTCCTCAGGTAGCCCTCTCAGCAGATCCCGATCGTTTGAGGCCCATTTGCGGATATTTAGACCGGCTAGCTTAAGTAATCTCGTGAGATCATTCCTGATTGATAGGGCTTCGTCCTTCGTATCGGCTCCGGTCAACGCATCGTCGACATAGAAGTCTCGCCGTAGGATCTGCGCTGCTCTCGGAAATCGAGGTCCCTCGTCCTCTGCCAACTGTTTGAGACATCGGATGGCCAGATACGGGGCTGCGGATAGACCGAACGTTACGGTGTTGAGTCGGTAAGTTTCGATCTCTCCGTTGTCGGCACGCCACAGAATCTTTTGGTAGGGACGATCTTCTGGACGTAGGAGGAATTGGCGGTACAtcttctcgatgtcgccggtAAGGACATATTGAAATGACCGGAATCTCAATAGGATGTTCCTCAGGTCTTCTTGTAATTTCGGACCCGTATGAAGGGCGTCGTTTAGAGACACTCCCGTGGTACTTGAAGCTGAGCCGTCGAACACAACCCGTAGCTTGGTGGTGTCGCTCGATTCCTTGGTCACGCCGTGATGTGGTAAATAATATCCGTGgtcggtggcgtgatccgtgTTGATCTTTGTCATGTGACCCAAgtctaaatattcttgaaTCACAGCACTATACGCGGTTTCATATTGTTTGTCGCGTTGGAATCGGCGATGAAGAGAGGCGAGCCTGCTCATTGCAGTGGCCTTCGATGACCCTAGTGAGGAAAGCTTTTCGTTGAACGGTAATGCAACGATGTATCTGCCTTCCTTGGTTCGTCGGACATGGTTTCGGAAATGTTCTTCACATAGTCGTTCCGATTCCGAAAGATGAGTAGTGGCCTGTCCCTCGTCGATCTCCCAAAACCGTGCGAGGTCCTCTTGCAGAGCCGTTGTGGTTGCGTGGAACGTATTTATCGCGGTTTGGGACGTGGGACTCCCCCCGATTACCCAGCCGAAGCGTGTTTTTTGTAGACGTAGTTCAGGTTCGCCTGGTTGTGCCAGATTGACCTGCCCGATACACAGCGACGCGAATGTTGATCCGGTACTAAGTAAAACATCGATCGGGGCTGGGCAATGGAATTGTGGATCGGCTAGATGAATATTTCTGGGTAATCCCAGACTCGAGGGATCGATGGGCTCGCTTGGTACGAGGATCGATATGGCCGGGATAACAAGAAATCTCAATGTCTTCTTGTACTCGCCGTCCGTCGACGTGATGGTGGCCGTGGTGTAACGTTTTGCCGTGGTGCTCAAATTGTCGAGGGCTCCGATCTGGATCGCACATCTCCTTTGCCTTATACCGAGGGAGTTCGCGAGCCTGTCGGTCATGAAGTTCATGCTCGACCCAGTGTCGAGTAAGGCTCGGGCTCGGATTGGTTGTGCCTGTTTGTTCAAAACCTTGATCTGTGCTGTGGCCAACAGATCATAATGCAGAGGGGTGTGGGGAGATGTGTTTGTTAGTCCGATCCCCCTTGCTGTCGTAGTCTCGGACAGTCAGTTTTGCCCCGGTTGGGACTTGGATGaagaggttggggtggtgttcCGGATCCGGGCTGAGCGTGACTCGTACGAGGAATGCTCTTTCGTACCTCTTGGAACCGAAGATGTATGCTTCCGTGAAGTATCGGATGTTCGCCTCGATTTGTGGGACGACCGCGACTTCGATGATCCCGATGGGGATTGTTCGGTGGAGGCTCGCTTGTGTGATGAACGACTGCccgacgatcgaccgctcggTGCGCGACTGCCCGACGACCGACCGCTCGATGCGCGACTGTCCGACGACCGACTGCTCGGCGACCAACCGCTTGCcgaccgaccgctcgacgatcgaccgctcgacgatcgaccgctcgaagatcgaccgctcgacgacCATGAATCTACCTGGGTTTTTTCGCGGTGTAGATACGTATGGTGTCGGTGACCGCAGATACGACACGAACCCGATGTACACTGTGTCGGCGAATGTCCTGTGCCTAGGCAATTTATGCACAACGATGCCTTCTTCACGATTTGAAAACGTTTGGTCGCTGATTTGGCCTTGAATATTTTGCAGTGTCTGATCTCGTGATGTCCGTTGCAGGTCGGACACACCACCGTTCTGCTGGTTGTAGCAAGGGTTCGCCCATGCGGTATGGTTGTTCGCTGACTGCGGTGTTTGTGTGTTGACCCTTTTGATTCCTTCTCTTTAGAGAGGAATTGAGTCCCGTTCGCCCGTGTTTTGAGAAAGTCTATCAGATGCTGATAGGATGGCACCTTTTGGCGGGGGAATGTGTGCGTTGCCATTTACGCAGGCTGGACGCGGGCAACTTCGACGCGATCAATTCGATCATCGCTATGTTTGAAGTGACGGGCTCCTTTAGATGTTCGAGCGCCTTTAGATTTACGCTGATGGTTTCCAACAAATCCTCTAGGGCCTCTGGAGTTTCCCTTTTGATTTCCGGATAATTACGCATCAGATTCCAATGGCGCATGCAGATTTGGAGGGGGCAATTGAACTTGTCCTTCAGTGTATCAAGCGCGATGGAATAGTTGGCCTCTGTGAGTTCTAATGACTGGATACTCTGTGCGGCCCGTCCAGTTATAGATGAGCGTAGATGCTGGAACTTTTGGACATTCGTCAAACCTTCGTTAAGGTCCACTATGGATGTGAACGTGTCGTAGAAATAGGTCCAATTCTCGAGGGCACCGTCGAATTGGGGCACGCGGACCTCTGGAACGGTGGTCGGCTCTGGTTTCCGGCACGTCTCACCTCTTGTTGTAGTCGACGGGGTTGTTGCTGATATTTGCTCAAAGAGCTCTCGGAACCGCATGTCAAGCTCCCGATGCTCTTGCGATAACGAATCTACCCGCGCATCTTCCCCCTCATCTACCACACCTAACTCTTCTTGAACCTCGAGTATCCTCCTCCAAAGCTCATCGAACGAGCTGCGGCAAGATGCTAGGAAGATTCTGTTTGCCTTCCCAGACGCTTCGTACTCATCGAGTTCGCGCCTTATGGTTGCAAGTCGACGGGCTAGGACGCCTCGTCTCCGCCGTAACGTGCTGATTGATTCAGCTTGGGCCATGTTTGATTTTGATAATGAACGCCCTTACCTTGATCAAATGGACGTTGATCTGGGATTCTGTTGCTAATCGTTACGATGCGGCGTGGGCTCGTGTAGATGCTGCGCGACGGAGGTGCTTCTCTCCGATGGCGGTTCCCTTGCTCAGTTGACTAagtggttggaacttggatctCACGCGACACTGTATAGTCACTGTTCAGTGCACTTTTTGGTGGCACgagatccggctcgaaggaccatgtaaattcgaccaatcgcggggagacgtactcgcgaggagagtcgtcaacgggggtcgtaaatccccgttacgattataacaatcgacaccacgaattgatcgatcccctgatttcctttgagataatgaggggtgattgagttggtataacactgggattcacagtattataaagtatatatttccaagcacttagttacaaaagatttgcgtgaagaatgcgactctcgcgctatgtgcagactgccgcgttaggcgttagttggtagaccgtcgcgttaggcgttagttgggagaccgtcgcgttaggcgttagttgggagactgtcgcgttaggcgttagctggtagaccgtttgtcgctcttttgtttaatacggaagaaagttcggtgtgggtgtgcccctgtgcataaagaacgcggattcgttggtcccactttcgttaggaaaagtgagggtaacgaaccgcggtgtcgattggtcatgctgcactactgctcgaagggatgagtagggagtcttctaccatcgtggtgcgtaaatgactgtgtgtatgagaaaaccaagcctgttttattacagggctattcgggttttcctaatgggtgcatacccgctttctccgtgttttaaaggcgactaataaacccaaggacacctctaaaaccgactgtgtttcgagcatattttggcttgcaattcttcaagacaatcggattgaagacatatggcgaaacaatgcagggaaatgaaagttatggtgggtccttaggtttattgagggtcgaagtgccgttacgcaggtcggttgttgtccggtcgcgcgggctggcgagcagatgctttaggcgtcgtaacattcctaaattccaattaataagtaaaaaccGGAACGACCAAAATTCCCTGGACCGCGTAATCCgcatgaaaatacaaattcagcgtcgaattcgaagagatagatgaaagagggattcgatggtagagcaaatcggacgaacggtttgtaacacgagacattaataaagttggtggagccgcggaaagcggatggaaatggaaattttccgattttaatatcggcgaatgcatcgggacgcgagaagaaagatcaaaaggttgactgttgattaatttgagcggcacgcgagccacgagccccgagccccgagcgtcgcgatgctcgcgtgcgccgaagctactgcgatcgagcgagcgtcgtaacctcggtaaataacccgtcgtataatattacgtacactgatcaacgattcggaaagggagtttcgctaaccggggcatcgccccaccgtcgtgcgaaaataaactaattagcctttggggacgtcgaggcatgcccctcgacgccccagcggatttcaagtcgtcgattttacagctagctgctgttacgttcgaaccgtttgtaaaccagtgacgcgcaatttgggatagcgattgcgatcgaaatccgacccctctcgagaatcctacggaaagagaatttctttcgcagtggttggtctggccgatccaagtttcggcgcgcgttgtcgcgatgcctaatcgctgcgttgccgatcgtcgttgccattggaacgcgcggcgagcgaacagccgtgagtttgctctgtacactcgaggcctgaacttaaaggcttaacgacctgtttgccgttgcagctcggcagaaacgaatcttcggcgTCCGCCCGAGCTAAACCAGCGAATATTCGAGCGGCCTGCCTTGGAACGGTCGCTGAATTtctgctgaaaaattaatcaacgcggaacgtaaatcgccagtgataaacacgtgaaaaaccatgcgctgatgatgggggggggggggggggggtggaaagaacggcaacggcaacgttgttgccaaacgaatgtaatgaacgggcaaatacgcgtttgtttgcaagtaccctacggcgagcaaataacgttacgcgaaatacgcggcccggtttcatcctgtgtcgtccttttatacacacgcgtgaaaaatttcgcggaaattcgcactggcgacgcagaatcggtgcgcggaagaaatctggccgactcctgttaataaatttctttcttacaaaatttacccGTGGACCGCGCTATCCAGCCGCCCGTGTTTCCATCTCTTCGCCAGCAATTTGGCAACAGAGTTTACGAAAAGTTACGGGCGCCGACTGGAGAGAACGGCGAGACcggtttttctaaaataaaacgatcctgCGAAATATACGCGACGAGTGCCACGGTCAGTCTTGGAAACTCGAGTCTCCGCGAAATCTCCTTCCGCTTCTGGCTATACGTACAAGTATATCAACGCGCGCCTTGCAACGCGTCTCGTGCTGTTTTTCTCCTATTCTGCTTGCACGTTTCTCAAAGAGAATACCTAATACCAAGGTGGCCTTCGCTTTACGCGTCTGTGCGATTCCCGCGATGGAAAAAACGTCGCGCTGTTCAGCAAACCAGCGTCCACGCAACGACAATACGTATACGACGATgcataaatcaacgaatgttcgcgtatagaaacttgtaaaaaaaatccactgtcgaaaaatagaaaaattcgtactcGTGCAAAGATCAGCGGGAAACGAAACGTTTTTCGACTCGTAACCAAGCGTTATAGTCACAGGAATGTAACGAAACGGCGCGCAAACAACCGACGCGAAACCATCGTGACGCAAAAGCATTTCGCGACAGGGAGCGCGGGTCCGACCGTAGCGAAAAAACAGCAGCCAGCCCGCTGTCGTTTCACCCAATGGGGGGTTGTATCGATATATCGAGGCAGCGTCGCTGAAACCTGCTGGTGGCAGAGAGACAACGATAAGGGCCGCCATCTATCGACCGTAACagcctccttttgtattaacGACGCTGTTCCGACTGTAATTGAGAGCCTCTGTACTCCGGCCCAACGTCGCCGGGTTATTAAATCCCGGGATATAAATCAGTTAATATTATCCACGCGCCGCTAGCTCGcactcttttcttcgccagagaaatggattttccgctaaactttaattgcttagcgatcgccggatgtgaaagttttttcgagtccGTCGATAAAGAGCTTCCGCGTACAACCGACCCGATCAACGTACCATCGACACGCGACAACTGCCAACGATTTacgacggttacgatggtattaccttttctccacgatacttttctttttctttctcttcttccgccgTATTTGAGTTAATCACGATGGTTGGTCGCTTTACGTCATCGTGTACGAGGGACACGCCGAATAAAGTTTGTGGAAAATCATTACTCCACGGATCCTTTTCATCGAGTGTTCCAAGATAGCCGTTAGTGGAATTTTCGACCTCGTTTAAGACCCATCAACGAGCTGAAATCTGCTCGCCAACTTTACTCGGAATTCAatgcttttcaattacaaagattttccggttaaccgttccttaattaaacatgtaactataccgaaacgtttaaatttccttttgaacctggtatacaggtcaaagctactccagtttactctgcttttttcagaacgtccctttcaatttcgctgcgcggaacgtcgggaaaggaactcgaatacgaacgactatttcttttcttgcccctcgatatccgCACTACGCACGCGTTCGTTACGCGttcgcgaccgttgccacgtatGTCTTCTTCCAAATATTCGACGGAAGGATGTAGGAAGCATGTCGGCCTTACACTTTTATGATATGGCGCTTTGTATCGCGAAGCCATCGAAAACAGTTCCGTCGTCGAGTCCCGCCACGAATATATGGGCGGTGTAAAGCAGACCAGTAAACAGCTACATACCGTTTTATACGAAAGTCCCAAAAATGGTGgcgaaaattacttttttgcGGATTGGAAATATCAACAATAAATTCTTACTTATTATATAACGCAAaccagaagaaaaagaataaaaacaaaataacgcATTTGCAATTCGTACGTCGCTTGATGGGTCAATTAATTGGGCATTTTCGTGACGCCGACCTCAAGAATACTTCATCAACTTCTGGAACAGCAGAAAGACTAAACGGCCTTTTACATGTCATTCGGCGAGATGACACAGAAGGAAGTAAAGATCGTGTGGTATGTTGTAATCGGAAAATCAAAGGTAGAAGAAGAGAATCGATGTACTATTATGCCACTCGTTTGGTTAAACCGGCCCTGCATACACGCAATTGCTTCGAAAAATACCACACCGTGCAAGTATATGAAAGGAGTCATAAACGTAGCAAAAGTAAGTATCTTTTCCTGGATTTTGACAAAAGAATTCTGTTATATTCAAACAAAGTCCTAGTTTTTATTACGCAAAtgttttttcgcatagaattaACACCAATGAATAAACGGATAACAGAAGAATTAAACGAAGTGGAACTAGTACAGTGCATAAAAGTACTATTGAAATCAAGCGAAAACATGAAAAGATCGAATTCCGTACCCGGATTACCTATAGAAATCATGTCTATAGAAATCATCTAAAGCacaaaagataaaaacaagaaaaaggaTAGTAACACGGGGAACCAATCATCCTACAAAGAATTagtacattaaaataaaagatcaaacGCAACGGTGAAAAATTACTAGCGTTGctggagaagaaaaagaagagcagaatAACAGAGGAACAAAGAGAGTGAATACGAAATTAGAAAAGCTTTCCACAACTTCATAAGAAACTACTGGAAATGTAGAATGGAAAACATATCCAAATAAAAACCCAAAGAACTTTCACCATCGATTAACTGCGTCTTCCGCCCAAAAAACCACAACATAAGTGATATACTCTGACACAACCAGAACGGATACAAATAGGAATTCATGAAAGCCGACATGTACCGTCACACAATTCGACGAAGacaataatataatcattATCGATAACCATGAGATACTAAACATACTAACATAgagaaataacatttattgTCTGGAtggttataaagtataaggAGAAAGCTTAGGATATTGGCAAAGACGACTGAATTCCAACTGAAACATTCAGCATATACCGAATGGGAAAAACGGTCAGAGTCTACTTGGGGGTACGTGACTGCTGGGCCGCATGGGCACGCTCCGCGTTACATAGACGAAACCTTGAGTATCTCCAAATAAAGGGCCTAAAAAGGCTAATTTGGGAAGTCATAAATTAATCGTCTATACTAAGAGCACGCATTGAAACAGTCCACACACAAAATAGCCACATAAGAATATATCAGCATAACTAAGTTGactgttacgtcgcgtaacactctacctagccgaggccacacaccgaaggcaatatggcaaccagatgtcttcggatactcgcagcgtatcctccatagtttcaagg from Bombus huntii isolate Logan2020A unplaced genomic scaffold, iyBomHunt1.1 ctg00000068.1, whole genome shotgun sequence includes the following:
- the LOC126876277 gene encoding uncharacterized protein LOC126876277, with product MNFMTDRLANSLGIRQRRCAIQIGALDNLSTTAKRYTTATITSTDGEYKKTLRFLVIPAISILVPSEPIDPSSLGLPRNIHLADPQFHCPAPIDVLLSTGSTFASLCIGQVNLAQPGEPELRLQKTRFGWVIGGSPTSQTAINTFHATTTALQEDLARFWEIDEGQATTHLSESERLCEEHFRNHVRRTKEGRYIVALPFNEKLSSLGSSKATAMSRLASLHRRFQRDKQYETAYSAVIQEYLDLGHMTKINTDHATDHGYYLPHHGVTKESSDTTKLRVVFDGSASSTTGVSLNDALHTGPKLQEDLRNILLRFRSFQYVLTGDIEKMYRQFLLRPEDRPYQKILWRADNGEIETYRLNTVTFGLSAAPYLAIRCLKQLAEDEGPRFPRAAQILRRDFYVDDALTGADTKDEALSIRNDLTRLLKLAGLNIRKWASNDRDLLRGLPEEDTKQKLHLGESSTLKTLGVFWDSADDTILYSVKTNSDTSRITKRSISSVIAQIYDPLGLLAPVIVRAKMILQQVWTLKVDWDESLPSDVHTAWIKYHTQLPLLNAVRFPRKTILESATKIELHGFCDASERAYGACVYVRTTDRKNNIWTRLLTARSKVAPLKSLSIPRLELSGALILTSLISSIQQALTTKISRIVYWTDSTIVLHWIRSSPHTLKTFVANRVAEIQTKTNISDWRHVPTDDNPADLISRGQTPKEFLCPSIWKNGPRWLLQSESYWPVWSPIPVVDLPEQKKTICLRTSVNDNTLLHRYSSWPRLIRIVARCLRWRHKQHRTAHLTTDELTAAHNRLIKILQSQHFAPEIRILQKNRSEDVGGKLQPLNPFLDEDGLLRVGGRLTNSAIPFSQKHPIILPKSPVTELIIEQEHRNNHHTGTQATLYAMRLRY